From Variimorphobacter saccharofermentans, one genomic window encodes:
- a CDS encoding CCA tRNA nucleotidyltransferase, with protein MQLRIPDKVNMIIEELIRHGYEAYVVGGCVRDMVLGRDPEDWDITTSATPMEVKKIFRRTVDTGIQHGTVTVLVDKSHYEVTTYRLDGEYEDSRHPKEVSFTASLAEDLKRRDFTINAMAYNEKEGFIDLFGGMEDIQKGIIRCVGNAGERFDEDALRILRAVRFSAQLDFEIEEETRKALQSKVQKLSCISAERIRVELTKLLVSDHPGRLRTLYETGITGVVLPEFDAMMVTQQKNIHHRYSVGEHTIRAVEAVAGKLEDNRFDMRNRAILRWTMLLHDIEKPNTISMGENGQNHFYGHQEKGAITAKNILRRLKFDNDTINAVVHLVRWHDYRFTLTPAGMRAAASQIGKDYMELLFEVNRADTSAKNPEHTKEKYKKLSTAMNLYQEIKRKQECVSLKELNINGDELIAIGFRPGRVLGEVLKQLLNSVIEDPALNQKETLLSMAIHLKQEMDNLPDDAK; from the coding sequence ATGCAATTACGAATACCCGATAAAGTGAATATGATCATAGAGGAACTGATCCGGCACGGCTATGAGGCTTATGTGGTGGGTGGTTGTGTACGTGACATGGTGTTGGGGCGGGATCCAGAGGATTGGGATATCACCACCTCAGCAACCCCCATGGAGGTAAAAAAAATATTCCGAAGAACGGTGGATACGGGCATTCAGCATGGAACAGTTACAGTTCTAGTTGATAAAAGTCACTATGAGGTAACGACCTATCGATTGGATGGAGAGTACGAGGACAGCCGCCATCCAAAGGAAGTTTCCTTTACTGCCAGTCTTGCAGAAGACTTAAAGCGCAGGGACTTCACCATAAATGCCATGGCATATAATGAAAAAGAAGGCTTTATCGATCTCTTTGGTGGTATGGAGGATATACAAAAGGGGATTATTCGTTGTGTTGGAAACGCTGGGGAACGATTTGATGAGGATGCGCTTAGAATACTTCGCGCTGTCCGTTTTTCTGCGCAATTAGATTTTGAGATTGAGGAAGAGACTAGAAAAGCGCTTCAATCCAAGGTTCAAAAGCTGAGCTGTATCAGTGCGGAACGTATTCGAGTTGAGTTAACGAAGCTTCTGGTATCCGATCATCCGGGAAGATTAAGAACATTGTATGAGACAGGAATTACCGGGGTAGTTCTTCCGGAATTTGATGCAATGATGGTAACGCAACAAAAAAACATACATCATAGGTACAGTGTGGGTGAACATACAATCCGTGCGGTGGAAGCAGTGGCCGGCAAGCTTGAGGACAACCGGTTTGATATGAGGAATCGTGCCATATTACGATGGACAATGCTTCTTCACGATATAGAGAAACCGAATACGATTAGTATGGGAGAGAATGGTCAGAACCATTTCTATGGTCATCAGGAAAAAGGTGCGATAACAGCAAAAAATATTCTTAGGAGACTTAAGTTTGACAACGATACCATAAATGCTGTAGTTCATCTGGTCAGATGGCATGATTATCGTTTTACACTGACACCGGCCGGTATGAGAGCAGCTGCTTCCCAGATAGGGAAAGATTATATGGAGCTACTGTTCGAAGTAAACAGAGCCGATACCAGCGCTAAGAACCCGGAGCATACAAAGGAGAAATATAAAAAACTCTCTACTGCCATGAATCTGTACCAAGAGATTAAGCGAAAGCAGGAATGTGTTAGCTTGAAGGAGCTTAATATCAATGGAGATGAATTAATAGCCATTGGTTTTCGCCCGGGAAGAGTACTGGGTGAGGTGTTGAAGCAGTTACTGAATTCTGTAATTGAAGACCCTGCACTTAATCAAAAAGAAACTCTTTTATCCATGGCAATTCATTTAAAACAGGAGATGGATAATCTGCCTGATGATGCAAAGTAA
- a CDS encoding protein kinase family protein, translating to MEDRSQEALKRYRIKIYNIYRARGAFLLETDCGLKLFKCFEGSKNRTMFENKVKEHLFQHGYPNTDLFVRTLDDEIISEDSSGCQYIMKNWFWGEECNLKDLSQVEEAAANLAKMHCILKNVEFSVEQIEHNISPDLKLTFEKRNRELKRVKSYVRDKKQKNEFELSYLNYYDNFYEQGIAAARKLAQSNYNALLAEAVANCSVCHGNYTYHNIIMLKNKTEAMARTYIPPGWINKQPLSVTELGDSVGAIATTNFEKSYIGMQITDLYQFMRKVMEKNDWDVLYGSNIIEAYDRIKPISKPELNILYLLLLYPEKFWKITNFYYNSKKSWISGRNIQKLITIGEQNEKKDRFLYRLESIL from the coding sequence GTGGAGGATAGAAGTCAGGAAGCATTAAAAAGATACCGGATTAAAATATATAACATTTACAGAGCCAGAGGTGCTTTTTTGTTGGAAACAGACTGTGGACTAAAGCTTTTTAAATGCTTTGAAGGCTCAAAGAACAGGACAATGTTCGAAAATAAAGTAAAAGAGCATCTGTTTCAACACGGCTATCCGAATACCGATTTGTTTGTGAGGACTTTGGATGATGAGATTATTTCCGAAGATAGTTCCGGATGCCAATATATAATGAAAAACTGGTTTTGGGGTGAGGAATGTAATCTAAAGGATTTATCACAGGTGGAAGAGGCAGCAGCTAATCTGGCAAAAATGCATTGTATATTAAAGAATGTAGAATTTTCAGTAGAGCAAATAGAGCATAATATTTCTCCGGATCTTAAGCTTACTTTTGAAAAACGTAATCGGGAACTTAAGAGGGTTAAGAGCTATGTCAGAGATAAGAAACAAAAGAATGAATTTGAACTATCTTATCTTAATTATTATGACAACTTTTATGAGCAGGGAATTGCTGCGGCTAGGAAGCTTGCACAATCGAACTATAACGCCTTGTTAGCGGAAGCTGTGGCAAACTGTAGTGTTTGTCACGGTAATTATACCTATCATAATATTATTATGCTTAAAAATAAGACAGAGGCCATGGCTAGAACTTATATTCCACCAGGCTGGATTAATAAGCAACCTTTATCCGTAACAGAGCTTGGGGACAGTGTAGGTGCAATAGCGACCACGAACTTTGAGAAGTCCTATATAGGGATGCAAATTACGGATTTGTATCAGTTTATGCGTAAGGTCATGGAGAAAAACGACTGGGATGTGTTATATGGAAGTAATATCATTGAAGCCTATGATCGTATTAAGCCGATTTCTAAGCCGGAACTGAATATTCTTTATTTGCTGCTGTTATATCCTGAGAAGTTCTGGAAGATTACGAACTTTTATTATAATAGTAAAAAGTCTTGGATATCTGGAAGAAATATTCAGAAGCTAATTACAATCGGAGAACAAAACGAGAAAAAGGACAGATTCCTTTATCGGCTGGAAAGTATTTTATAA